The Sciurus carolinensis chromosome X, mSciCar1.2, whole genome shotgun sequence DNA segment CACCATTGGCATGAACTTAATGGGACAGGGGTGTTCACATGAAGATGGAGGAGTGATAGAGAAACCACAAGGAAATGTATGAAATAGGAAGGATGGTCACGCtaattcatttgttatttatgtATGCTCTACCTTATTCTAAAAAGTGACTTATGGTATGGATTATTTGCTAGTGTAGTAAAGATAATTTTCTCTCCCCCTTTATAGACACTGGCAATGATGTTTGAAATCTATACACTTAAAAGAGGCAATGCAAGTAGTTCTTAAGGGTTATTATTAATGGACAGGCTTACTAATAAATATATTccacttaaaatttaattatccTGGTTTTGGACTAAAATCATAAACACTGGACTGATATTTGATAgaacaacaaagaaatatcagTGGCCAAATACATACTTTAAAGGTTTAAGAATAACTTATGTAATGTAGCCAGgagtgatggcacatgcctgtaatcccagtggcttgagaggctgaggcaagaggggatcgtgagttcaagactagcctgggcaacttagtgaggtcctaagcaacttacttAGACCCTGGGAGAATATATATTGTTTAAATCTAGTGCATTTAAAGTCATtatcattcaatttttttatttcaatgaattttacaaatatttaatttctgtaACATTATATATCTACATACACAATTCAGAACAAGCTCCATGAATTTGAGAAACTTAATAATCTGTCATAGTATCCACAGGTAggaaaattttacatacataatCAGaggtaaaatatttctgaatggcAGAAACATGTATGCACAGAGAAATAGAGCTTATATCTTCAGCTCTGCAATTCAATCATGGGTCAAgtggaaaaaaatagtaaagtttCCTGGTCCAGATGTCAAAAAACTGTTCTCCCAGAGTGTATGAATTTATTAATTGATTTGAACTTAAAATAGACAAAGAGACAAGACTGACAAACCAGATACTCTGTTGTCTCTCACCCAGCAGAGACTAGATTTGTATAAATCATTTACAGAGATCTCCAGATGGTCAGATCTTGAAACCAGATTTCCAACCATTTTGTCAATGATGAGAATAACTTATTAACcataagagaataaaaacaagataTATAAAATGAGtagggaggaaaataaaataaaaaattgaacattGAAATTAtacctagaagaaaacagaattgaCAGAGTTCTGTTGTGCTTTGGATATGCCTAGAACAGGCAAGAAAAGAAACTCTTGGGCTTTACTGAGCCTAAGGATACATCTCTGTTACTAAAGTTTCTAGGTGAATCCACTGGGAATATCAATATGGCCTCCAAAACAGTTAAAAGGTATTTTCAAACAGTAAAATCATGATATTCATGCAgataagaaatggaaatattttgaaagactcTTCTTAACTCATGAGGGAATTGGCAGATATTATAAGAAGTtcaaaaaaagaatccaaataaCAGATATTGAAATATCTATCATGAATATTTTAAGGTAACTGTATAAATGGAGgcaaaattgttttattacaACATGAGATGATTGCTGAACCTCTCCCAGACAAGGTATTCAGCATGTCTATCAGGGATCCAGAGTTCAGATGGAATGGTAAAGAGCTAAAAGACAAGTaaggctagaaaaaaaaaaaagtaaggctAGAATAATCAGAGAACCTAATATAGTGGGCTACAGATAGGCAGTGTTTTCATTGAAATATGAATTTGTGCTGAAATGCTAAAGTCCACTAGAAAGTCAGAATTCCCACAAAAACAGAGTCCACTAAGGCAACTAGATTCCTATCATGGGCATTTGTGGACCAAGGCCTGATCAAGGCCCCGTGGACACCAGTGACATCATAAAATCTGGGTTGTCACAAAGACAACTCTGACCAATGAGAAGCACAGGGAAACAAGTGGGTGGGACTAAGCACTGGTAATTTGAGAGGCACGGGCCAGTGGAGAAATCAAGCTGAGCCTATTGAAGCAAAACCCAGGAAGCATCATGGCTGGGAAAAAATACCGTCGTAACTACACATCTAAGAAGCAGACCATATCCAGATCCACAAGAGCAGAACTGCAGTTCCCTGTAGACCGCTTCCTGAGACAGGGTCCCTATGCTGAGCGCCTGAACTCATTTACACCTGTTTTCCTTGCTGGTGTTGTGGAGTACCTGACAACCCACATCCTGGATCTGGCAGGTCAGGAGGCTCACAGCAACTGCAGGATGCGCATCACCCCGGAACACGTGAAGAAGGTGCTGGAGAAGAACCATCAGTTCCATCGCCTCTTCCAGGAGAACTCCAAATCT contains these protein-coding regions:
- the LOC124971426 gene encoding histone H2A-Bbd type 1 produces the protein MAGKKYRRNYTSKKQTISRSTRAELQFPVDRFLRQGPYAERLNSFTPVFLAGVVEYLTTHILDLAGQEAHSNCRMRITPEHVKKVLEKNHQFHRLFQENSKSPDAEKPNKNDNRETQRKHGDCDQHGIILIQQPAKCPFHMCKETYTQEEKGVL